The following coding sequences are from one Salvelinus namaycush isolate Seneca chromosome 23, SaNama_1.0, whole genome shotgun sequence window:
- the LOC120018386 gene encoding potassium channel subfamily K member 6-like, with protein MSSGYKSWILLTGFILFYVAYLLLGALVFSTIERPVENKLKSDIQVLKEEFLNQSCVNATSLENFLEKVLQANKYGISILPNSSASSNWDMASSLFFANTLVTTVGYGHTTPLSDTGKAFSIFYALLGVPFTMLVLTACVQRLMHPVTYGPISMCRQRLGLDPLAATAVHFAILLLLVVLGFFVVPAVVFSHIEDTWSFLDAIYFCFITLCTIGLGDYVPGEKPGQKFRSLYKISVMVYLFLGLMMMYLVLRAFHRMADLHGLTSFFQLPHCDEDTEEDKEPIIEAGPEDQHEAEASAKPLDPASQTSYNTINR; from the exons ATGTCTTCGGGGTACAAATCTTGGATACTGCTTACAGGTTTTATACTATTCTATGTTGCTTATCTGTTGCTTGGAGCGCTCGTTTTCTCCACCATCGAACGGCCGGTGGAGAACAAACTGAAAAGTGACATACAAGTCCTGAAAGAAGAGTTTCTCAACCAAAGTTGCGTCAATGCAACATCACTTGAAAACTTTTTGGAGAAAGTTTTACAAGCCAATAAGTATGGAATATCTATCCTTCCGAATTCTTCTGCGAGTTCAAATTGGGACATGGCTTCCTCTTTGTTCTTTGCCAACACTTTAGTAACGACAGTCG GATATGGGCACACTACGCCCCTGTCGGACACGGGCAAAGCCTTCTCCATCTTCTACGCCCTGCTGGGAGTGCCCTTCACCATGCTGGTGCTCACTGCCTGCGTCCAGAGGCTCATGCACCCGGTGACCTACGGGCCCATCAGCATGTGCCGCCAGAGGCTCGGCCTGGACCCACTCGCCGCCACTGCCGTCCACTTTGCCatcctgctgctgctggtggtgcTGGGCTTCTTCGTGGTACCCGCCGTGGTTTTCAGCCACATCGAGGACACCTGGTCCTTCCTGGATGCCATATACTTCTGCTTCATCACGCTGTGTACCATCGGCCTGGGCGACTACGTGCCCGGCGAGAAGCCCGGACAGAAGTTCAGGTCGCTCTATAAGATCTCTGTGATGG TGTACCTGTTTCTAGGGCTGATGATGATGTACCTGGTCCTGCGTGCCTTCCACCGGATGGCCGACCTGCATGGCCTGACTTCTTTCTTCCAGCTCCCCCACTGTGACGAGGATACAGAGGAGGATAAGGAGCCCATTATCGAGGCCGGCCCTGAGGACCAGCATGAGGCAGAGGCCTCGGCCAAGCCCCTGGATCCAGCCTCCCAGACCTCCTATAACACCATCAACCGATAA
- the LOC120018811 gene encoding uncharacterized protein LOC120018811 — protein sequence MPLVKGLRAWAACSKNRRRAAPPPRSQGTCPRPADVYPLGQWGRLGYGLGLPLDSNYASNPRQTGLGALVTVATLKASEGGGQTQTRCLFLKTEGGRCLYSTGSPRPCTQGPAPQSPSTLMGSWLRDKVGGVRDSSTVGKMGVRDMGGASELYQVKSRSARRWRTSCKPVVPIQGRILQSTEDSGERTLEGSQESRDKGEFPTTGQDTLSGKQDRGSTRSPKCSHAQTKTCTQCHGRRGGQGSSGGQREAASVCEQDQSSCGVEGIKEKVKDGTGLTLSKPCDSSLPPDNADPENCSSDVGDRGKPDSPRAQEGLHPETSLNKEHFQDKLCDADIHTGGKDVASGIMRHVEDFDGMVGAVIGFVDHIKSAECDSESLGGNGGIAEGELPNRWIDVQTSERHCCSERGCLKACSIQLPSPAGGSISTATDETGYGQINQESKSDSQYNKLCVKCLPEEKYPVAVDKDVLQKSVHGLCEGEEGIQSTASEIRELCGEHGEILPEVRSTDDEARLVGGDITSQRTERGPHWATEEHESEETCRTEERCFSDLPATLTEAVGGWREAGTGQFNSLLRASAAAGPATSVTHSPPNPASSGAMATGLPAPNGGQTDAGGGALVPLLWSPGEQEWKRAWDESKVAADGGFLDGGPEAEDDFGLFMQAEEQPPWDDCFTASPLVPSGKSESVALENHSITNESTHWTSGWTDSSFQQSEDAWTAFPKDSEGEGQDTRGQWWPTNAVEKTRGRFSAKQNVNNVFVESFPSLSTPLYDRDAVPMLSQLLRGILDHESSAEDHGLLDGFHDLNKMFGLKYKRANAVSRERLLQSLHLGQCNTENMTGHRAANYSPSLGLPSSSQHAQACGKGRLSYDVNKNIME from the exons ATGCCCTTAGTCAAGGGCCTTCGGGCCTGGGCTGCGTGCTCCAAGAACCGCAGGAGGGCAGCACCTCCCCCCAGGTCCCAAGGAACGTGCCCCAGGCCTGCAGATGTCTACCCATTGGGACAGTGGGGCAGGCTGGGTTATGGTCTGGGGCTACCGCTGGACTCCAACTATGCCTCCAACCCCAGACAGACAGGCCTGGGGGCACTGGTGACTGTGGCAACATTGAAGGCCTCTGAGGGAGGTGGTCAGACTCAGACACGTTGTCTGTTCCTCAAGACGGAGGGTGGAAGGTGCCTCTACTCCACGGGCAGCCCAAGGCCCTGCACTCAAGGTCCGGCCCCTCAGTCCCCCTCCACGCTGATGGGCAGCTGGCTGAGGGATAAAGTGGGAGGGGTCAGGGACTCCTCCACGGTTGGGAAAATGGGGGTGCGGGATATGGGAGGGGCCTCAGAGTTGTACCAGGTCAAATCGAGGTCAGCCCGGAGGTGGAGGACATCCTGCAAGCCTGTGGTTCCCATCCAGGGGAGAATACTCCAGAGCACGGAGGATTCTGGAGAGCGCACCCTGGAAGGGAGCCAGGAAAGCAGGGACAAAGGGGAGTTTCCCACAACTGGTCAGGACACTCTGAGTGGAAAACAAGACCGAGGGAGTACTAGAAGCCCCAAATGCAGTCACGCTCAGACCAAGACCTGTACCCAGTGTCACGGGCGCAGAGGAGGACAGGGGAGCAGCGGGGGTCAGAGGGAAGCTGCTTCTGTATGTGAGCAGGATCAGTCGAGTTGTGGTGTGGAGGGGATTAAGGAGAAAGTGAAGGATGGGACTGGTCTCACCCTGTCAAAGCCCTGTGACTCCTCCCTGCCTCCAGACAATGCTGACCCAGAAAACTGCAGCAGTGACGTCGGGGACCGGGGAAAGCCAGACAGCCCACGCGCACAGGAAGGGCTGCATCCTGAAACCTCCCTCAACAAGGAGCACTTCCAGGACAAACTATGCGATGCAGACATCCATACTGGAGGCAAGGATGTGGCCAGTGGTATCATGAGACATGTGGAAGACTTTGATGGCATGGTGGGTGCTGTGATTGGGTTTGTGGATCATATCAAGTCCGCAGAGTGTGATTCTGAGAGTCTAGGGGGGAACGGGGGGATAGCTGAGGGGGAGCTGCCCAACAGGTGGATCGATGTTCAAACCTCAGAGAGACACTGCTGCTCTGAGAGAGGCTGCCTCAAAGCCTGCTCCATTCAACTACCCAGCCcagcagggggcagcatttcAACTGCTACTGATGAGACTGGCTATGGTCAGATAAATCAGGAAAGTAAATCAGATAGTCAATACAATAAGCTTTGTGTGAAATGTCTGCCAGAAGAAAAATATCCTGTGGCAGTGGATAAAGACGTATTACAGAAATCTGTGCATGGCCTctgtgagggagaggaggggatccAGTCAACAGCATCAGAAATTAGGGAACTCTGTGGGGAGCATGGAGAGATACTGCCTGAGGTCAGGAGCACAGACGATGAGGCCAGGCTGGTAGGGGGAGACATCACATCCCAGAGAACTGAGCGAGGGCCTCACTGGGCAACGGAGGAGCATGAGTCCGAGGAGACATGTAGGACGGAAGAGAGGTGTTTTTCAGATTTACCAGCTACCCTGACTGAGGCCgtaggagggtggagggaggcaGGGACTGGGCAGTTTAATTCCCTTTTACGAgcctctgctgctgctggcccTGCTACCTCTGTCACACACTCGCCGCCTAATCCGGCCTCCTCAGGAGCCATGGCAACAGGCCTCCCTGCTCCAAATGGGGGGCAGACAGACGCTGGAGGTGGGGCTCTGGTGCCTCTGCTATGGAGCCCAGGGGAGCAGGAGTGGAAGAGGGCCTGGGACGAGAGCAAGGTGGCCGCCGACGGGGGGTTCCTGGATGGGGGGCCGGAGGCGGAGGATGACTTTGGGCTTTTTATGCAGGCAGAGGAGCAGCCGCCCTGGGACGACTGCTTCACTGCATCACCCCTAGTGCCTTCTGGGAAAAGTGAGAGTGTTG CACTTGAAAACCATTCCATCACCAACGAGTCTACCCATTGGACCTCAGGTTGGACAGACAGCTCATTCCAACAATCGGAGGATGCCTGGACAGCCTTCCCAAAGGATTCAGAGGGAGAAGGGCAAGACACAAGAGGACAGTGGTGGCCCACAAATGCTGTGGAGAAGACAAGGGGCAGATTCTCTGCCAAGCAAAATGTG AACAATGTGTTTGTGGAGTCCTTCCCGTCACTGTCTACTCCCCTGTATGATCGTGATGCTGTTCCCATGCTCAGCCAGCTCCTCCGAGGCATCTTGGATCATGAAAGCTCTGCAGAGGATCATGG CTTACTCGATGGGTTCCATGACCTGAACAAGATGTTTGGCTTGAAATATAAGAGGGCAAATGCTGTTTCCCGTGAACGGCTTCTACAGTCGCTACATTTGGGCCAGTGTAACACG GAAAATATGACTGGGCACCGAGCAGCCAACTACAGTCCCTCTCTTGGCCTCCCCTCGTCCAGTCAGCATGCACAGGCCTGTGGGAAGGGACGGTTATCTTATGATGTCAACAAGAACATAATGGAATAA